One segment of Micromonospora parathelypteridis DNA contains the following:
- a CDS encoding alpha/beta fold hydrolase: MTSPSPAAWFRRALPTRRRAIAAGVVVVLLAAAVTWAVWPQGSGVRSESAMLTVRSGPSDDQPVDLDTTFYLPDDASSGRKVPAVLLAHGFGGTKESVRSDAEEFAGRGYAVLTWTARGFGRSGGEIHLDSPDYEVRDAARLLDWLAARPEIRTDAAGDPKVGVVGGSYGGGLALLLAAQDRRVDAIVPMITWNDLSRAFLPESTGGAPTEGVFKKGWAGLFFGGGGNVGSGPAGLSGGTAAQPQGAPASAGPPSPGPGAGPGTGPGGAPAGAADPSCGRFAADVCAAYLRIATTGRADQAAVDLLRRSSPAGVLDRIKAPTLLVQGEADTLFPLGEADANAKGIAAAGTPVRVAWFTGGHDGGAGPRSDSDRVKFLTVQWLDHYVKGEGDAPGDDFTWSRIAGFDALDRGLVATGFRRADYPGLTGNARRDVAVAGPAQPIANPPNGNPAAISSIPFAGGLASLLDGVAGDVPGQHARFESAPLTEAVDVAGAPTVTLRAASPTGEAVLFVKLYDVDPDGAATLPNGLVAPVRLTGLPQRVQDARPVTVTLPGIVRRVEAGHRLRLVVATSDQAYTTPAEPTVYTVAADGAVTLPTVSGEPIPTAATIWRWVLAGLLAAIAIGLVVVVAVVRRRHRRQDRSVHPEYADTPLAVRSLRKEYADGFVAVSNVDFEVHPGQVVGLLGPNGAGKTTTLRVLMGLTQPTAGEIYVFGRRLVPGSPVLSRIGALVEGPGFLPHLSGLDNLKAYWQATGRPAEDAHFDAALEIAGLGDSVHRKIKNYSHGMRQRLAIAQAMLGLPELLVLDEPTDGLDPPQIAEMRRVLQRYATDGRAVLVSSHLLAEVEQTCTHAVVVNKGRIVASGPVEEIVGESPSVLFDVSDPVAARAVLDRLHGVRVLPESDGQLVVDTNGTARSEVVAELVRAGIGVDRVVPRRRLEDAFLALVGDNSRGSGDR; encoded by the coding sequence ATGACATCGCCGTCGCCGGCCGCGTGGTTCCGGCGTGCCCTGCCCACCCGCCGCCGAGCGATCGCCGCAGGGGTGGTCGTCGTGCTGTTGGCCGCCGCCGTGACCTGGGCGGTGTGGCCGCAGGGATCCGGCGTACGGAGCGAGAGCGCCATGCTCACCGTCCGCTCCGGACCGTCCGACGACCAGCCGGTGGACCTGGACACGACCTTCTACCTGCCCGACGACGCGTCGTCCGGTCGGAAGGTGCCGGCGGTGTTGTTGGCACACGGGTTCGGCGGCACGAAGGAGTCGGTGCGCTCCGACGCGGAGGAGTTCGCCGGGCGCGGCTACGCGGTGCTCACCTGGACCGCGCGCGGCTTCGGCCGCAGTGGCGGCGAGATCCACCTGGACAGCCCGGACTACGAGGTGCGCGACGCGGCTCGGCTGCTGGACTGGCTGGCCGCCCGACCGGAGATCCGCACCGACGCCGCCGGTGACCCGAAGGTCGGTGTGGTCGGCGGCTCGTACGGCGGCGGGTTGGCACTGCTGCTGGCCGCGCAGGACCGTCGGGTCGACGCGATCGTCCCCATGATCACCTGGAACGACCTGTCCCGCGCCTTCCTGCCGGAGAGCACCGGCGGGGCGCCGACCGAGGGCGTGTTCAAGAAGGGCTGGGCCGGCCTCTTCTTCGGCGGAGGCGGCAACGTGGGCAGCGGCCCGGCCGGGCTCTCCGGCGGAACCGCCGCCCAGCCGCAGGGCGCACCGGCGTCGGCCGGCCCGCCCAGTCCGGGCCCGGGTGCCGGCCCGGGCACCGGTCCCGGTGGCGCCCCGGCCGGTGCCGCCGACCCGTCCTGCGGCCGGTTCGCCGCCGACGTGTGCGCGGCGTACCTGCGGATCGCCACCACCGGCCGCGCCGACCAGGCCGCCGTGGACCTGCTGCGCCGCTCCAGCCCGGCGGGCGTGCTCGACCGGATCAAGGCACCGACCCTGCTGGTGCAGGGTGAGGCGGACACGCTCTTCCCCCTCGGTGAGGCCGACGCGAACGCGAAGGGCATCGCCGCCGCCGGCACCCCGGTGCGGGTCGCCTGGTTCACCGGCGGCCACGACGGCGGCGCCGGCCCCCGCTCCGACTCCGACCGGGTGAAGTTCCTGACCGTCCAGTGGCTCGACCACTACGTCAAGGGCGAGGGCGACGCGCCCGGTGACGATTTCACCTGGTCGCGGATCGCCGGCTTCGACGCGCTCGACCGAGGTCTGGTCGCCACCGGCTTCCGGCGCGCCGACTACCCGGGTCTGACTGGCAACGCCCGCCGGGACGTCGCGGTCGCCGGCCCGGCACAGCCGATCGCGAACCCACCGAACGGCAACCCGGCCGCCATCTCCTCGATCCCGTTCGCCGGCGGGCTCGCCTCGCTGCTCGACGGCGTGGCCGGCGACGTGCCCGGCCAGCACGCCCGGTTCGAGTCGGCGCCGCTGACCGAGGCGGTGGACGTGGCCGGCGCGCCCACCGTCACCCTGCGGGCCGCGTCGCCGACCGGTGAGGCGGTGCTCTTCGTCAAGCTCTACGACGTCGACCCGGACGGCGCGGCCACCCTGCCGAACGGGCTGGTCGCCCCGGTCCGACTCACCGGCCTGCCGCAGCGGGTGCAGGACGCCCGCCCGGTCACCGTGACGCTGCCCGGGATCGTCCGCCGGGTGGAGGCCGGGCACCGGCTGCGCCTGGTGGTGGCCACCTCCGACCAGGCGTACACCACGCCCGCCGAACCGACCGTCTACACGGTGGCGGCGGACGGCGCGGTCACCCTGCCCACGGTCAGCGGCGAGCCGATCCCCACCGCCGCGACGATCTGGCGCTGGGTGCTCGCCGGCCTGCTCGCCGCCATCGCGATCGGGCTCGTCGTGGTCGTCGCCGTGGTCCGCCGCCGGCACCGCCGCCAGGACCGGTCGGTGCATCCGGAGTACGCGGACACCCCGCTGGCCGTGCGCTCACTGCGCAAGGAGTACGCGGACGGCTTCGTGGCGGTGTCGAACGTGGACTTCGAGGTGCACCCCGGTCAGGTGGTGGGTCTGCTCGGGCCCAACGGTGCCGGTAAGACCACCACCCTGCGGGTGCTGATGGGGCTGACCCAGCCGACCGCCGGGGAGATCTACGTCTTCGGTCGCCGCCTGGTGCCCGGCTCGCCGGTGCTGTCCCGGATCGGCGCGCTGGTGGAGGGGCCTGGCTTCCTGCCGCACCTGTCCGGCCTGGACAACCTGAAGGCGTACTGGCAGGCCACCGGCCGACCGGCCGAGGACGCGCACTTCGACGCGGCGCTGGAGATCGCCGGACTGGGCGACTCGGTACACCGGAAGATCAAGAACTACAGCCACGGGATGCGCCAGCGCCTCGCGATCGCCCAGGCCATGCTCGGCCTCCCCGAGTTGTTGGTGTTGGACGAGCCGACCGACGGGCTCGACCCGCCACAGATCGCCGAGATGCGCCGGGTGCTCCAGCGGTACGCGACGGACGGCCGGGCGGTGCTGGTCTCCAGCCACCTGTTGGCCGAGGTGGAACAGACGTGCACGCACGCGGTGGTGGTGAACAAGGGCCGGATCGTGGCGTCCGGGCCGGTGGAGGAGATCGTGGGCGAGTCGCCGAGTGTGCTCTTCGACGTCAGCGACCCGGTGGCGGCGCGGGCGGTGCTGGACCGACTGCACGGGGTCCGTGTGTTGCCGGAGAGCGACGGTCAGTTGGTGGTCGACACCAACGGCACGGCCCGCAGCGAGGTGGTGGCCGAGCTGGTACGCGCCGGCATCGGAGTGGACCGGGTGGTGCCTCGGCGGCGCCTGGAGGACGCGTTCCTCGCCCTGGTGGGCGACAACTCTCGGGGAAGCGGTGACCGGTGA